A single genomic interval of Bradyrhizobium sp. AZCC 1693 harbors:
- a CDS encoding TetR/AcrR family transcriptional regulator: MSDPNSDARSDTKADARTGEVRNETWIEAGLREIARTGVEGVRVEVLAKSLGVTKGGFYRRFRDRAALLEAMLQSWSEGRIAAIEKHTSLDGATARERLKALIALYSERMNTEGMAVELAIRQWARSDELAANAVASVDVARLKNVGQLYRATGLPAEEADAQAFLFYCFVFGQSLLFLERGPRKRAQLMAKSAETLLREL; the protein is encoded by the coding sequence ATGAGCGACCCCAACAGCGACGCCAGGAGCGACACCAAGGCAGACGCGCGGACCGGCGAGGTGCGCAACGAGACCTGGATCGAGGCCGGCCTGAGGGAAATCGCCCGGACCGGCGTCGAGGGGGTGCGGGTCGAGGTGCTGGCCAAAAGCCTCGGGGTCACCAAGGGCGGCTTCTACCGCCGCTTCCGCGACCGCGCGGCGCTGCTCGAGGCCATGCTGCAAAGCTGGAGCGAGGGCCGCATCGCCGCGATCGAAAAACACACCAGCCTCGATGGCGCCACCGCCCGCGAACGGCTGAAGGCGCTGATCGCGCTTTACTCCGAGCGGATGAATACCGAGGGCATGGCGGTTGAGCTCGCGATCCGGCAATGGGCCCGCTCCGACGAGCTTGCCGCCAACGCGGTGGCGAGCGTCGACGTCGCGCGGCTGAAGAATGTCGGGCAGCTCTATCGCGCCACCGGCCTGCCGGCGGAGGAAGCCGACGCGCAGGCGTTCCTGTTCTATTGCTTCGTGTTCGGCCAGAGCCTGCTGTTTCTCGAACGCGGCCCGCGCAAGCGCGCGCAACTGATGGCGAAGTCGGCCGAAACATTGCTCCGCGAATTGTAG
- a CDS encoding sulfite exporter TauE/SafE family protein has protein sequence MISAAQGVLGLASGMLVGFSLGLVGGGGSILAVPLMVYVVGVAEPHVAIGTSAIAVAANAAINLSNHARGGTVIWSCALIFAAAGMAGAFGGSILGKMVDGQKLLALFALVMIVIALLMLKTRSRIGLPDVKVSMSNVPAIVSLGLTTGTISGFFGIGGGFLIVPALMLATGMPIMNAVSSSLVAVTAFGLTTAASYAWSGLVSWALAGLFVAGGIAGGLAGTRSARHLAERRGALNIVFAVAIIAVALYMLARNISLSPA, from the coding sequence ATCATCTCCGCCGCGCAGGGCGTGCTGGGACTGGCGTCGGGGATGCTGGTCGGGTTTTCGCTTGGCCTGGTCGGTGGCGGCGGCTCGATCCTGGCGGTGCCGTTGATGGTCTATGTGGTCGGCGTGGCCGAGCCGCATGTCGCGATCGGCACCAGCGCGATTGCGGTGGCGGCCAATGCCGCGATCAACCTGTCCAACCATGCGCGCGGCGGCACCGTGATCTGGTCCTGCGCGCTGATCTTCGCCGCAGCCGGCATGGCCGGCGCCTTCGGCGGCTCGATCCTCGGCAAGATGGTCGACGGCCAAAAACTGCTGGCGCTGTTTGCGCTGGTCATGATCGTCATTGCGCTTCTGATGCTGAAGACGCGCTCGCGCATCGGCCTGCCTGACGTCAAGGTCTCGATGTCGAACGTGCCGGCCATCGTCAGCCTTGGCCTCACGACCGGGACGATATCGGGATTCTTCGGCATCGGTGGCGGATTCCTGATCGTGCCGGCCCTGATGCTGGCGACCGGCATGCCGATCATGAACGCGGTGAGTTCGTCGCTGGTCGCGGTCACCGCGTTTGGCCTGACGACGGCCGCCAGCTATGCTTGGTCCGGGCTGGTGTCGTGGGCGTTGGCGGGGCTGTTCGTGGCGGGCGGCATCGCCGGCGGTTTGGCCGGCACGCGTTCGGCGCGCCACCTCGCCGAGCGCCGCGGCGCGCTCAATATCGTGTTCGCCGTGGCCATTATTGCGGTGGCGCTCTATATGCTGGCGCGTAACATATCCCTCTCTCCGGCGTAG
- a CDS encoding DsbA family protein translates to MKRSNNPAGTNPGRTRREALGLLGASAALLGAAQRSAFAQGSDDVLTEALVLRDPDVPSTGNSEGDINIVEWFDYNCPYCRKIAPEIQQVVQDDGNVRLVLKDWPILGEVSKFGARIALAARYQDKYMAAHEAMIGVSSRLTEPRIRELLAGAGIDMDRLNRDATTNAKAIDTILARNHDQAMAFGFKGTPSFIVGKFRVPGILTMAEFEMVIADARKAKKTN, encoded by the coding sequence ATGAAGCGATCGAATAATCCGGCCGGGACCAACCCGGGACGCACACGGCGCGAAGCGCTTGGCTTGCTGGGCGCGAGTGCGGCTCTCCTCGGCGCGGCACAGCGATCGGCGTTCGCGCAAGGCAGCGACGACGTGCTGACCGAAGCGCTGGTGCTGCGGGACCCTGATGTGCCCTCCACCGGCAATTCCGAGGGCGACATCAACATCGTCGAATGGTTCGACTACAATTGTCCCTATTGCCGCAAGATCGCGCCCGAGATCCAGCAGGTGGTGCAGGACGACGGCAACGTCCGCCTGGTCCTGAAGGATTGGCCGATCCTTGGCGAGGTCTCGAAGTTCGGGGCGCGGATAGCGCTGGCAGCCAGGTATCAGGACAAGTACATGGCCGCGCACGAGGCCATGATCGGCGTCAGCTCGAGACTGACCGAACCGCGTATCCGCGAATTGCTGGCCGGCGCCGGCATCGACATGGATCGCCTCAACCGCGACGCCACGACGAATGCCAAGGCGATCGACACCATCCTCGCCCGCAACCACGACCAGGCGATGGCGTTCGGATTCAAGGGAACGCCGTCGTTCATCGTCGGCAAGTTCCGCGTGCCGGGAATCCTGACCATGGCGGAATTCGAGATGGTGATTGCCGACGCGCGCAAGGCAAAGAAGACCAACTAG
- a CDS encoding AMP-binding protein — protein MLIPIADVPRWYAERKPKGTIAVSHGADVLTWEQLERNANRRARAFAAKGVKPGDFVAIGLPNSNVFFETTFAVWKCGATPTSLTWRLPRGEAAAVLDILKPSLVVGGQPDWNAPNSLPADFVPEGVSDEPVNNPVARYWKAMTSGGSTGRPKVILDHRPAVIDTAGPAALGMPLGASLLNPGPLYHNAPFIVSHTALFNGGRVTGLVKFDAEECLRLIEASRVQWVNFVPTMMHRIWALPDEVRNRYDLSSLQIVFHMAAPMPPWLKEKWIEWLGPERIYELYGGTEAQGATIISGVEWLEHRGSVGKIGETARLRIIGEDGNEVATGETGEIYFLPNDGAGSTYHYLGAEPKRRADGWESLGDIGRLDAEGYLYLGDRLADMILRGGANIYPAEVEAAVTEHPEVRSCVVVGLPDPEFGQRVHAILELDGSTDAQAVADGMAAFLADRLSRYKHPESFEVVTVGLRDDSGKVRRTLLRDERAGWLREDRGFRIMPARARASAE, from the coding sequence ATGCTCATTCCCATCGCCGATGTGCCGCGCTGGTATGCCGAACGCAAGCCAAAGGGCACGATCGCCGTCAGTCACGGGGCCGACGTGCTCACCTGGGAGCAACTCGAGCGCAACGCTAACCGACGCGCGCGCGCCTTCGCCGCCAAGGGCGTCAAGCCCGGCGATTTCGTCGCCATCGGGCTGCCCAACAGCAATGTATTTTTCGAGACCACTTTTGCGGTGTGGAAATGTGGCGCGACGCCGACGTCGCTGACCTGGCGATTGCCGCGCGGCGAGGCTGCCGCGGTGCTCGACATCCTCAAACCATCCTTGGTGGTCGGCGGCCAGCCGGATTGGAACGCGCCCAATTCACTGCCCGCCGATTTCGTGCCGGAAGGCGTGTCGGACGAACCGGTGAACAATCCGGTGGCGCGCTACTGGAAGGCGATGACCAGCGGCGGCTCGACCGGTCGCCCGAAAGTGATCCTCGATCACCGACCTGCCGTGATCGATACCGCCGGACCGGCGGCGCTCGGCATGCCGCTCGGTGCTTCCCTGCTCAACCCCGGCCCGCTCTACCACAACGCCCCCTTCATCGTTTCGCACACCGCGCTGTTCAACGGCGGACGCGTCACCGGCCTCGTCAAGTTCGACGCCGAGGAATGCTTGCGCCTGATCGAGGCCAGCCGGGTACAGTGGGTCAACTTCGTGCCCACCATGATGCACCGGATCTGGGCGCTGCCCGACGAGGTGCGCAACCGCTACGACTTGTCGAGCCTGCAGATCGTGTTTCACATGGCAGCACCCATGCCGCCATGGCTAAAGGAAAAATGGATCGAGTGGCTGGGGCCCGAGCGCATCTACGAACTCTATGGCGGCACCGAAGCACAGGGCGCTACGATCATATCGGGCGTTGAATGGCTCGAACACCGCGGCTCGGTCGGCAAGATCGGCGAGACCGCGCGCCTGCGCATCATCGGCGAAGACGGCAACGAGGTCGCCACCGGCGAGACCGGCGAAATTTATTTCTTGCCCAATGACGGCGCCGGCTCGACCTATCACTATCTCGGCGCCGAGCCGAAGCGGCGCGCGGACGGCTGGGAATCGCTCGGCGATATCGGAAGGCTGGATGCCGAAGGCTATCTCTATCTCGGCGACCGCCTCGCCGACATGATTTTGCGCGGCGGCGCCAACATCTATCCGGCGGAAGTCGAGGCCGCGGTGACGGAGCATCCCGAGGTGCGCTCCTGCGTCGTCGTAGGCCTCCCCGATCCGGAATTCGGGCAGCGCGTGCACGCCATCCTCGAACTCGACGGCAGCACGGATGCGCAGGCCGTTGCCGACGGCATGGCCGCGTTCCTGGCCGACCGGCTCAGCCGCTACAAGCACCCGGAAAGTTTTGAGGTGGTCACCGTCGGCCTGCGCGACGATTCCGGCAAGGTCCGCCGCACGCTGCTGCGTGACGAACGCGCCGGCTGGCTGAGGGAGGACCGCGGTTTCCGGATCATGCCCGCCCGGGCGCGGGCAAGCGCGGAATGA
- a CDS encoding PsiF family protein — translation MTKISSLATAIAVSLLLMGSASAQTTAPAKTEATKTETKAPAEKKAEKPRTTASLECSKQADAKGLHGKERKKFRSECKKAAAEKAK, via the coding sequence ATGACGAAAATATCCTCCCTCGCCACTGCAATCGCCGTTTCCCTTCTGCTCATGGGCTCCGCGTCAGCGCAAACCACGGCCCCGGCCAAGACCGAGGCGACCAAGACCGAAACCAAGGCGCCGGCGGAAAAGAAGGCCGAGAAACCGCGCACCACCGCCTCGCTCGAATGTTCGAAGCAAGCCGATGCCAAGGGGCTTCACGGCAAGGAGCGCAAGAAATTCCGCTCCGAGTGCAAGAAGGCCGCCGCCGAAAAGGCGAAGTAA
- a CDS encoding PaaI family thioesterase: MLRFQPKNPDYRATAIHTFEQQRAMKTLGISIARLEPGEVDLAMDYRVDLTQQHGFVHAGIITAGLDTACGIAAFTLMPAATGILTVEFKTNLLAPARGERFAFRATVVKPGRTLTVCEARAYATHDGVETLIATMSGTLMALAAREGAAKDRARAPA; this comes from the coding sequence ATGTTACGCTTCCAGCCGAAGAACCCGGATTATCGCGCGACCGCGATTCACACGTTCGAGCAGCAGCGCGCGATGAAGACGCTCGGCATTTCGATTGCGCGGCTGGAGCCGGGCGAGGTCGACCTGGCGATGGACTATCGGGTCGACCTCACCCAGCAGCACGGCTTCGTCCATGCCGGGATCATCACCGCAGGTCTCGACACTGCCTGCGGCATCGCCGCGTTCACGCTGATGCCGGCGGCAACGGGAATCCTCACCGTGGAATTCAAGACCAATCTGCTCGCGCCCGCGCGCGGCGAGCGGTTCGCCTTCCGCGCCACCGTCGTCAAGCCCGGCCGCACATTGACGGTGTGCGAGGCCCGCGCCTATGCAACGCATGACGGGGTCGAGACGTTGATCGCGACCATGAGCGGCACGCTGATGGCGCTGGCGGCCCGCGAGGGGGCCGCGAAGGACAGGGCGCGCGCGCCGGCCTGA
- a CDS encoding division plane positioning ATPase MipZ: MLTAPVHQLRSPPHVVVVGNEKGGSGKTTIAMHVAVALLKAGQRVATVDLDGRQRTLTHYVESRRGWARRRQIDLELPTHFCIARVEGAMVAENEAAECSSFQRAIAAAQDRHDFVVIDTPPHDSYLMRLAHSITDTLVTPLNDSFLDLDVLATLDPVTLTVTGVSHYGELVRETRRHRRPVDGGRIDWVVVRNRISPQRSSTAQVLCGCLQELALNAGFRVATGFHERPIYRDLFPRGLTALDELCETMPGIDGEASRLPARGEVQGLLEALKLPINDRGRRRAALRAEWFASRDRPLDTDILAGS, from the coding sequence GTGCTTACCGCGCCCGTACATCAATTGCGCTCGCCGCCGCATGTCGTCGTGGTCGGAAACGAGAAGGGCGGCTCGGGTAAAACCACAATCGCGATGCATGTCGCCGTTGCGCTGCTGAAGGCCGGCCAGCGCGTCGCAACCGTCGACCTCGACGGCCGACAGCGGACCCTCACCCATTATGTCGAGAGCCGGCGCGGCTGGGCGCGGCGGCGCCAGATAGATCTGGAGTTGCCGACGCATTTCTGCATCGCACGCGTCGAAGGTGCCATGGTGGCGGAAAACGAGGCCGCCGAATGCTCCAGTTTCCAGCGGGCCATAGCCGCTGCGCAGGATCGCCATGACTTCGTCGTGATCGATACGCCCCCGCATGACAGCTATCTCATGCGGCTCGCGCATTCGATCACCGACACCCTGGTGACGCCGCTCAACGACAGTTTTCTCGACCTCGATGTGCTGGCGACGCTCGATCCGGTCACGTTGACGGTCACCGGGGTCAGCCATTACGGCGAGTTGGTGCGCGAGACGCGCCGCCATCGCCGGCCGGTCGATGGCGGCCGCATCGATTGGGTGGTCGTTCGCAACCGGATTTCGCCGCAACGATCATCTACCGCCCAGGTTCTTTGCGGCTGCTTGCAGGAGCTCGCCCTTAATGCAGGTTTCCGGGTAGCGACCGGCTTTCACGAGCGGCCGATTTATCGGGATCTTTTCCCCCGCGGGCTCACCGCGCTGGACGAGCTATGCGAGACAATGCCCGGCATCGACGGGGAGGCGTCACGCCTGCCCGCGCGCGGCGAGGTTCAGGGACTGCTCGAGGCATTGAAGCTGCCGATCAACGATCGCGGTCGCCGCCGCGCAGCGCTTCGCGCTGAATGGTTTGCTTCACGCGATCGCCCGCTGGATACCGATATCCTGGCCGGTTCCTAA
- a CDS encoding S1C family serine protease, translated as MPSLTEWRVPPANQPRAGDYAFDLDKALSSVVGLHSIIPPDAFSAETLGTERAGNGVVIDDGLVLTIGYLITEAEAVWLHRGDGRVVEGHALGFDFESGFGLVQALGDLDLAPLPLGSSAATQIGDRVVVGGAGGRTRSVASQIAAKQEFAGYWEYLLDEAIFTHPAHPNWGGTGLISSRGELIGIGSLQLERERDGKAEHVNMIVPIDLLKPVLDDIRKFGRVNKPARPWLGMYTTEIDNRVVVVGIGSKGPAARAELKTGDVILAVNGDKITSQTDFYRKFWSLGAAGVDVPLTVYHEGVTFDVVLSSIDRAKLLKAPRLH; from the coding sequence ATGCCCTCTTTGACCGAGTGGAGAGTGCCGCCCGCAAACCAGCCGCGCGCGGGCGATTACGCTTTCGACCTCGACAAAGCCCTGTCGTCGGTGGTCGGGCTGCATTCGATCATCCCGCCCGACGCCTTCAGCGCGGAGACGCTCGGCACCGAACGCGCCGGCAATGGCGTCGTGATCGATGACGGGCTGGTGCTGACGATCGGCTATCTCATCACCGAGGCTGAAGCAGTGTGGCTGCATCGCGGCGACGGCCGCGTGGTGGAGGGACATGCGCTCGGCTTCGATTTCGAATCCGGCTTCGGCCTGGTGCAGGCGCTCGGTGACCTCGATCTCGCGCCGCTGCCGCTCGGCTCTTCCGCGGCCACGCAAATCGGCGACCGCGTGGTGGTCGGCGGCGCCGGCGGGCGCACGCGCTCGGTCGCCAGCCAGATCGCGGCCAAGCAGGAATTCGCCGGCTATTGGGAATATTTGCTGGATGAAGCGATCTTTACCCATCCCGCGCATCCCAATTGGGGCGGCACCGGGCTGATCTCGAGCCGCGGCGAACTGATCGGCATCGGCTCGCTGCAGCTCGAACGCGAGCGTGACGGCAAGGCCGAGCACGTCAACATGATCGTGCCGATCGACCTGCTGAAGCCGGTGCTCGACGACATCAGGAAATTCGGTCGCGTCAACAAGCCGGCGCGGCCATGGCTCGGCATGTACACCACCGAAATCGACAACCGCGTCGTGGTGGTCGGCATCGGCAGCAAGGGACCGGCGGCGCGTGCCGAATTGAAGACGGGCGACGTCATCCTTGCGGTCAACGGCGACAAGATCACCAGCCAGACCGACTTCTACCGAAAATTCTGGTCGCTCGGCGCCGCCGGCGTCGATGTGCCGCTCACGGTCTACCACGAGGGCGTCACCTTCGACGTGGTGCTGAGCTCGATCGATCGCGCCAAGCTGCTGAAGGCGCCAAGGCTGCATTAG
- a CDS encoding phospholipase, translating into MSEAVVDDIVAVLPPLLRSLEALGFVARYLNPPDFDGVMEAAGEPDAALRAVRPRLDQWPAEFADIKTPLETASDAALAAFAALRVVQNGHGEFVNVFRALRYAPRAQEALYALKARLPPVNDYFIDPSLRDDAGLAARLGATANENTGVFHNQNEPGSRGGFSLYVPEYYTPDRAWPLVMALHGGSGNGRGFLWSWLRDARSRGAILVAPTATGNTWALMGNDTDTPNLMRILDSVRARWKVDPERMLLTGMSDGGTFCYVTGFDGASPFTHLAPVSATFHPLMAEMADADRLRDLPIHIVHGRLDWMFPVEVARQTSRALSAAGANVTYREIDDLSHTYPREMNAEILHWLAGP; encoded by the coding sequence ATGAGTGAGGCCGTGGTGGACGACATCGTGGCCGTGCTGCCGCCGCTGCTGCGATCGCTGGAAGCCCTGGGCTTCGTCGCGCGCTACCTGAACCCGCCGGATTTCGACGGCGTGATGGAAGCGGCAGGCGAGCCGGACGCAGCCTTGCGCGCCGTGCGTCCGCGGCTCGATCAATGGCCGGCGGAATTTGCAGATATCAAGACCCCGCTGGAGACGGCGAGCGATGCGGCGCTGGCGGCGTTCGCGGCCCTGCGCGTCGTACAAAACGGCCATGGCGAGTTCGTCAACGTCTTTCGTGCCCTTCGTTATGCCCCGCGCGCGCAGGAGGCGCTGTATGCGCTAAAGGCTAGATTGCCGCCGGTGAACGACTACTTCATCGATCCGTCGCTGCGCGACGACGCCGGCCTCGCAGCGCGGCTGGGGGCGACGGCCAACGAAAACACCGGCGTCTTTCACAATCAGAACGAGCCCGGCAGCCGCGGCGGCTTCTCACTCTACGTGCCGGAATATTACACGCCCGACCGCGCATGGCCGCTGGTGATGGCGCTGCACGGCGGCAGCGGCAATGGCCGCGGCTTCCTGTGGAGCTGGCTGCGCGACGCCCGCAGCCGCGGCGCGATCCTGGTCGCACCGACCGCCACCGGCAACACCTGGGCCTTGATGGGCAACGACACCGATACGCCGAACCTGATGCGCATCCTGGACTCCGTGCGCGCACGGTGGAAAGTCGATCCGGAGCGGATGCTGCTGACCGGCATGAGCGACGGCGGTACGTTCTGCTACGTGACGGGCTTCGATGGCGCCTCGCCCTTCACCCACCTCGCGCCGGTATCGGCGACGTTTCATCCGCTGATGGCGGAAATGGCCGACGCCGACAGGCTGCGCGACCTGCCCATTCACATCGTGCACGGCCGGCTCGACTGGATGTTCCCGGTGGAAGTGGCGCGGCAGACCAGCCGGGCGCTGTCGGCCGCGGGTGCTAACGTCACCTATCGCGAGATCGATGATCTCAGCCACACCTACCCGCGCGAGATGAACGCGGAGATTTTGCACTGGCTGGCCGGCCCGTAG
- the groES gene encoding co-chaperone GroES yields MKFRPLHDRVVVKRVEAEEKTAGGIIIPDTAKEKPQQGEVVAVGPGGRDEAGRLVPIDLQVGDRVLFGKWSGTEVKIDGTEYLIMKENDIMGVLVESGASRKAA; encoded by the coding sequence ATGAAATTCCGTCCGCTTCATGATCGGGTAGTCGTTAAACGTGTCGAGGCCGAGGAGAAGACTGCCGGAGGCATTATCATTCCCGATACCGCCAAGGAGAAGCCGCAGCAGGGCGAGGTCGTTGCGGTCGGCCCCGGAGGGCGCGACGAGGCCGGTAGGCTCGTTCCGATCGACCTTCAGGTGGGCGATCGCGTGCTGTTCGGCAAATGGTCGGGCACCGAGGTCAAGATCGACGGCACCGAGTATTTGATCATGAAAGAAAACGACATCATGGGCGTGCTGGTGGAGTCCGGCGCCAGCCGCAAGGCGGCTTGA
- a CDS encoding AbrB family transcriptional regulator, with the protein MSLIPASMSSAVADRAKILGTLETLVIGAAGGLLFLWLNLPGGLISGAMAAVGIAALSGRPVTMPPILTQTVLVLLGITLGSLVSRQLIQHMSAYPLTIGLLALATFCSTFGSSFYLQRVHGWDQTSALLAGSPGALSQIVILAAEKGADVAGIAVVQTVRVIVLTAALPLLLALTGIGPSALPTITTAIASPAGLAGLIAASVAVALVLRLVSFPASWMFGAMIASSVLHGTGMIEGGLPPWMRGVALVGIGALIGTRFARVKKSTLLSHINAALGSFAVAIIISAIFVTVIVLTTHVRFADVVVAFAPGAMDAMLALALTLHIDPIFVGAHHLSRFVFVSITTPGIVHLFGRPQEDVDD; encoded by the coding sequence GTGAGCCTGATCCCCGCCTCGATGTCCTCTGCTGTTGCCGACCGTGCCAAAATTCTGGGCACGCTCGAGACGCTCGTTATCGGCGCCGCCGGCGGCCTGCTGTTTTTGTGGCTTAACCTGCCGGGCGGGCTGATTTCCGGCGCGATGGCCGCCGTCGGCATCGCCGCACTGTCCGGGCGGCCGGTCACCATGCCGCCGATCCTGACGCAGACCGTGCTGGTGCTGCTCGGCATCACGCTGGGCTCGCTGGTGTCGCGGCAATTGATCCAGCACATGAGCGCCTATCCCTTGACCATCGGCCTCTTGGCGCTGGCGACGTTCTGCTCGACCTTCGGTTCGAGCTTCTACCTGCAGCGCGTGCACGGCTGGGACCAGACCTCGGCGTTGCTCGCCGGCAGCCCCGGCGCGCTGTCGCAAATTGTCATCCTTGCCGCCGAGAAGGGCGCAGACGTCGCGGGCATTGCCGTGGTGCAGACCGTCCGCGTGATCGTTCTCACGGCCGCACTGCCGCTGCTGCTGGCGTTGACCGGAATAGGGCCTTCGGCGTTGCCGACCATCACGACGGCGATCGCCTCGCCGGCCGGACTGGCCGGGCTGATCGCAGCGTCGGTCGCCGTCGCGCTGGTGCTGCGGCTGGTGAGTTTTCCGGCGAGCTGGATGTTCGGCGCAATGATCGCTTCCAGCGTACTGCACGGCACCGGAATGATCGAGGGTGGCCTGCCGCCGTGGATGCGCGGCGTGGCGCTGGTCGGCATCGGCGCCCTGATCGGCACGCGGTTCGCGCGGGTGAAGAAGTCGACGCTGCTCAGCCACATCAACGCGGCGCTGGGCTCGTTCGCCGTCGCCATCATCATTTCCGCAATCTTCGTCACGGTAATCGTGCTGACCACCCATGTGCGCTTCGCCGACGTCGTCGTGGCGTTCGCGCCGGGCGCGATGGACGCCATGCTGGCGCTGGCGCTCACGCTGCATATCGATCCGATTTTCGTCGGCGCCCATCACCTGTCGCGCTTCGTGTTCGTCTCGATCACGACGCCGGGCATCGTGCATCTGTTCGGGCGGCCCCAGGAGGATGTCGACGATTAG
- a CDS encoding SPW repeat protein has translation MNVWSNEKYCDLANLILGAVLVLSPWIFGFAAGIPSQNAWITGIVIAILSVAALAAFAQWEEWLNLVAGLWAIVSPWLLGFQGTTAMTVHVVIGILVVALAAAELWLRYQNPPRLTAGS, from the coding sequence ATGAACGTGTGGTCGAATGAAAAATATTGCGACTTGGCGAACCTGATCCTCGGCGCGGTGCTAGTTCTCTCGCCGTGGATTTTCGGATTTGCGGCTGGAATTCCGTCGCAAAATGCCTGGATCACTGGCATTGTCATCGCAATCCTTTCCGTCGCTGCCCTTGCAGCATTTGCGCAGTGGGAAGAGTGGCTGAACCTTGTCGCCGGGCTTTGGGCGATCGTGTCGCCATGGTTGTTGGGATTCCAAGGAACAACCGCGATGACCGTCCATGTCGTGATCGGCATCCTTGTTGTTGCGCTGGCAGCCGCCGAGCTATGGCTGCGGTATCAAAATCCGCCGCGGTTGACCGCCGGGAGCTGA
- a CDS encoding thioesterase family protein, with the protein MQTDATYRGTVYPWQCDHVGHMNIMWHVGKFDEANWNLFARVHMDRQARKSTPFAAAIRNAAAKHLDPAMA; encoded by the coding sequence ATGCAGACGGACGCGACCTATCGCGGCACGGTCTATCCCTGGCAATGCGATCATGTCGGGCACATGAACATCATGTGGCATGTCGGAAAATTCGACGAGGCGAACTGGAATCTGTTCGCCCGCGTCCACATGGACCGGCAGGCGCGGAAGTCGACGCCGTTCGCGGCCGCGATCCGCAACGCGGCTGCAAAGCATCTCGACCCGGCGATGGCGTGA